A genome region from Crossiella equi includes the following:
- a CDS encoding aldo/keto reductase, with product MDTRSLGSTGPAVGALGLGCMGMSDLYGPADRAEGIRTIHAALDAGVTFLDTGDFYGMGHNELLIQEALRGRADRERAVLSVKFGALRDATGGWNGLDGRPAAVKNFAAYSLQRLGVDHLDVYRPARVDPDVPIEDTVGAIAELVEAGQVRHIGLSEVSAGTIRRAAAVHPIADVQIEYSLLSRGIEAEILPTCRELGIAITAYGVLGRGMLSGHWTAARALTADDFRAHSPRFAPENIEHNLGLVEVLRELGAARGATAGQVALAWVAAQGPDVLPLAGARTPAQLAESVGALSVRLTADELAHLDKTFHADAAAGPRAAEALLAHLDSEH from the coding sequence ATGGACACCCGTTCGCTCGGCAGCACCGGACCGGCCGTCGGCGCCCTCGGCCTCGGCTGCATGGGCATGTCCGATCTGTACGGTCCCGCCGACCGCGCCGAGGGCATCCGCACCATCCACGCGGCCCTCGACGCCGGGGTGACGTTCCTGGACACCGGGGACTTCTACGGCATGGGCCACAACGAGCTGCTCATCCAGGAGGCGCTGCGCGGCCGCGCGGACCGGGAGCGCGCGGTGCTCAGCGTGAAGTTCGGCGCGCTCCGGGACGCCACCGGGGGCTGGAACGGGCTGGACGGACGCCCGGCGGCGGTGAAGAACTTCGCCGCCTACTCGCTCCAGCGCCTGGGGGTGGACCACCTCGACGTCTACCGCCCGGCCCGGGTGGACCCGGACGTGCCGATCGAGGACACCGTGGGCGCGATCGCCGAGCTGGTCGAGGCGGGCCAGGTGCGGCACATCGGACTGTCGGAGGTCAGCGCGGGCACCATCCGCCGGGCCGCCGCGGTGCACCCGATCGCCGACGTGCAGATCGAGTACTCGCTGCTGTCCCGGGGCATCGAGGCCGAGATCCTGCCCACCTGCCGCGAGCTGGGCATCGCGATCACCGCCTACGGGGTGCTGGGCCGGGGCATGCTGTCCGGGCACTGGACCGCTGCCCGCGCGCTCACCGCCGACGACTTCCGCGCGCACAGCCCCCGCTTCGCCCCGGAGAACATCGAGCACAACCTCGGGCTGGTCGAGGTGCTGCGCGAGCTGGGCGCCGCCCGGGGCGCGACCGCCGGTCAGGTCGCCCTGGCCTGGGTCGCGGCGCAGGGGCCGGACGTGCTGCCCCTGGCCGGGGCGCGCACACCCGCACAGCTCGCCGAGTCGGTCGGCGCGCTGTCGGTGCGGCTGACCGCCGACGAGCTCGCGCACCTGGACAAGACCTTCCACGCCGATGCCGCCGCCGGTCCCCGGGCCGCCGAGGCCCTGCTGGCGCACCTGGACAGCGAGCACTAG